Proteins encoded together in one Juglans regia cultivar Chandler chromosome 9, Walnut 2.0, whole genome shotgun sequence window:
- the LOC108991448 gene encoding peroxisomal membrane protein PEX14-like, with product MATQSGAPPNSMVGNPQNPAAELAQQTNQDQQESRVEAPKQSSTPSVFVNSEPMREEQVQNAVKFLSHPKVRGSPVIYRRSFLEKKGLTKEEIDEAFRRVPDPPQSAHAGSDRQDEKVKSSSNNQPQAPIQTLQPAVAASTGTLGTLMQYRFKWSHAVFAVGLLAVSGAGTAVLVKNAIIPRLKSWIRKVVSDEENDLAQKPDPKPSLEEEAAAAAKAAAAAAADVAKASQEMAQSRNEERRYFEGFTNLLDVQLQEMKSMTDAIRKLEGQTNAQGRASFVDQEDNRISKSSSKQPYLNGKMDYDSRSVRSSSPSTTVEPSIAPHPKSYMDIVAMIQSGETPPNIKDINDLLSNQYQQPSNPHLAQTKPWEVGQAQNISGQAFQSQVNDEGLKSKVQYSGINSQLNGDNSVPWWQQKNVKITNIENDNKLKSGSYGLRTSEQPVQRSWVPPQPPPVAMLEAAEAIRQPKPSVQIAQLVDDPSVAHPSDQTDELQRITKISESGGPVEINGGSSALNSSEIQEDGNGFEQS from the exons ATGGCGACTCAATCAGGCGCTCCACCAAATTCAATGGTCGGGAATCCGCAGAACCCGG CTGCAGAACTTGCACAACAAACGAATCAGGATCAGCAAGAGTCCAGAGTAGAGGCTCCCAAACAAAGTTCTACACCGTCAGTGTTTGTGAACTCCGAGCCAATGCGAGAGGAACAAGTGCAAAATGCAGTCAAATTTCTTTCTCACCCAAAAGTTAGGGGCTCTCCAGTCATCTATAGAAGATCTTTTCTTGAGAAGAAGGGCCTCACAAAGGAGGAGATTGATGAAGCCTTTAGGCGTGTGCCT GACCCACCCCAAAGTGCGCATGCAGGCAGTGATAGACAAG ATGAGAAGGTAAAATCATCATCAAACAATCAGCCACAAGCCCCAATACAAACTCTGCAGCCTGCAGTAGCTGCTTCCACTGGTACCCTGGGTACTTTAATGCAGTACCGATTTAAATGGTCTCATGCTGTTTTTGCTGTCGGATTACTGGCTGTTTCAGGTGCTGGAACAGCTGTACTAGTCAAG AATGCTATTATTCCCAGGTTGAAGTCTTGGATACGTAAGGTTGTATCGGATGAAGAAAATGACCTAGCGCAAAAGCCTGATCCAAAACCAAGTTTGGAAGAAGAAGCAGCTGCTGCTGCAAAAGCAGCTGCAGCTGCAGCTGCTGATGTCGCAAAAGCAAGCCAAGAAATGGCACAATCAAGAAATGAAG AGAGGAGATATTTTGAAGGATTTACGAACCTTTTAGATGTGCAACTACAGGAAATGAAGTCAATGACTGATGCCATAAGGAAATTGGAAG GACAAACAAATGCCCAAGGGAGAGCCTCTTTTGTTGATCAAGAAGATAATCGAATCTCTAAATCAAGTTCAAAG CAACCATATCTAAATGGCAAGATGGACTACGACTCGCGATCAG TGAGATCTTCCTCACCTTCCACAACTGTAGAACCATCAATTGCGCCTCACCCTAAGTCGTATATGGAT ATTGTGGCCATGATCCAAAGTGGGGAGACACCTCCAAATATCAAA GACATAAATGATTTACTCTCAAATCAATATCAGCAACCATCAAATCCTCATTTAGCACAAACTAAG CCATGGGAAGTTGGTCAGGCCCAGAACATCTCAGGCCAAGCATTTCAGTCCCAAGTGAATGACGAAGGCTTGAAGTCCAAGGTACAATACAGTGGAATAAACTCTCAGTTAAATGGTGACAATTCAGTACCTTGGTGGCAGCAGAAAAATGTCAAGATTACAAACATTGAAAATGACAACAAACTCAAGTCGGGGTCATATGGTTTGAGAACCAGTGAGCAACCAGTTCAGCGTTCATGGGTCCCTCCTCAGCCACCCCCAGTGGCAATGCTAGAAGCAGCTGAAGCCATCCGACAGCCAAAACCATCAGTTCAGATAGCGCAGTTGGTTGATGATCCTTCAGTAGCACATCCTTCAGATCAAACTGATGAGCTGCAGAGGATCACAAAAATATCTGAATCTGGAGGTCCTGTGGAGATTAATGGTGGGAGCTCAGCGCTTAACTCAAGTGAGATACAAGAAGATGGCAACGGGTTTGAACAGAGCTAA
- the LOC108991447 gene encoding uncharacterized protein LOC108991447 gives MQGNSVLSPSPSFNSYSSGKLHGIATRVVEELRHEHDSDANHIFACAPENSPLQFQETSNTGPLQQQKQQQEGRDNNDGEDDFEFPFVCREPHSSTISADEIFCNGRIRPIQPISIFDQSLVANYSLTKRTDSSKKSRLRRPPLRKLMTEEREREAAREPASCSSSEADELDGVPTGTYCAWTPKKGQAKAEAAPSSHGDCKKSNSTVSSKRWKLRDFLYRSNSDGNETFVVLTPSKKTITDASPAPVSANENKGKVRDADYARNRAVKEAGDKRKSSFLVGFFAHVDGLSWKLHEFAATER, from the coding sequence ATGCAGGGGAATTCAGTGCTGTCGCCCTCTCCATCCTTCAACAGCTACTCTTCAGGCAAACTCCATGGGATCGCCACCAGAGTCGTTGAGGAACTTCGCCATGAACACGACTCAGATGCTAATCATATCTTTGCCTGCGCTCCAGAAAATTCTCCTCTCCAATTCCAAGAAACCTCAAACACTGGACCTCTGCAGCAGCAAAAGCAACAACAAGAAGGCAGAGACAATAACGATGGCGAGGATGATTTTGAGTTCCCTTTTGTTTGCAGAGAACCGCACTCGTCCACAATCTCCGCCGACGAGATCTTCTGCAATGGCCGGATCAGACCCATTCAACCCATTTCCATATTCGACCAAAGCCTAGTCGCAAACTATTCACTTACAAAGCGAACCGATTCTTCAAAAAAGTCGAGGCTTCGTCGTCCTCCTCTGAGAAAGCTTATGACCGAGGAAAGAGAACGGGAAGCAGCACGCGAGCCAGCGTCTTGCTCTTCCTCAGAAGCTGACGAGCTGGATGGGGTACCAACCGGAACCTACTGCGCGTGGACCCCAAAAAAAGGCCAAGCTAAAGCCGAGGCAGCGCCTTCTTCGCACGGTGACTGCAAGAAGAGCAATTCGACCGTCTCTTCCAAGAGATGGAAGCTCCGGGACTTTCTTTATCGGAGTAACAGCGACGGGAATGAGACGTTCGTCGTATTGACGCCTAGCAAGAAGACGATCACCGATGCGTCGCCGGCGCCGGTGTCGGCGAACGAGAACAAGGGGAAGGTGCGGGATGCCGATTATGCGAGGAACAGGGCGGTGAAGGAAGCTGGGGATAAGAGGAAATCGTCTTTCTTGGTTGGGTTCTTCGCTCATGTCGATGGTCTGAGTTGGAAGTTGCATGAGTTCGCAGCCACTGAGAGATGA